A genomic window from Nicotiana sylvestris chromosome 11, ASM39365v2, whole genome shotgun sequence includes:
- the LOC138881651 gene encoding uncharacterized protein has translation MDISEIEALLLCIYHLPHIKIGSSEKAVKGQALADHLSENPVGGEYEPLKTYFPDKEVSLIGEDIIEAYDDWRMFFNGDANFKGVGIGAVLVLETGKQYPLSAKLRFPCTNNMEEYEACIMGLNLAIDMNIQELLVIGDSDLWVHHVQGEWVAKNTKILPYLYLVQELMKRFTKIELRYVPRVYNEFADALATLSSMIQHPDKNFIDPISVRIYTQPAYCAHVEEEMNGNHGSTTSRNIWQKELE, from the exons ATGGACatctcagaaattgaggcattacttttgtgcatataccacttacctcatatcaagattggatcctctgaa aaggcagtcaaaggacaagcgttggcagaccatctttctgaaaatcctgtgggaggagaatacgaaccactaaaaacatattttcctgacaaAGAAGTGTCActcataggagaggacattattGAAGCCTATGAcgattggagaatgttcttcaacGGAgatgcaaacttcaaaggagtgggtattggagcgGTCTTGGTGTTAGAGACAGGTAAACAATATCCATTATCTGCAAAGCttaggttcccatgcaccaacaatatggaagaatatgaggcttgcatcatggggctcaatttggctattgacatgaatatacaggagttgctggtaattggtgattcagatCTGTGGGTACATCATGTGCAAGGAGAATGGGTTGCGAAaaacaccaagatactaccatatTTGTATCTTGTGCAAGAATTGatgaagaggttcacgaagatagaattaaGATATGTTCCAAGAGTCTACAACGAGTTTGCGGATGCACTGGCTACTTTGtcgtccatgatacaacacccagataagaatttcatcgatcccatttCAGTAAGGATCTATactcagccagcttattgtgcccacgtcGAAGAAGAAATGAATggaaaccatggttccacgacatcaaggaatatttggcaaaaggagctAGAGTAG